The Haloterrigena turkmenica DSM 5511 genome includes the window AACCTGGCTAAGAGCGTCACCGTCGAGTAGGTTCGGCGACGAGCCTTCCGGTCCGGCCGAGGAGTCTGACAATCAGCGTGCCGGAACATTCTTCCAAAGTGTATAGGCCAAGACAGCAACAATCAGTAGCCTGTACGCTGAAGTAGTCACCATGCCCACTCTCCGCGGCAAAACGGTGCTCGTGACGGGAGCGGCGGGGTTCGTCGGGAACCATCTCGTCGATACACTGGTCGACCACAATACGGTACTCGCGCTCGATCACTTTCAGACGAATTCCCGAGACCGGCTCGCCGACGATGCCACGATCATCGAGGCGGATATTCGAAACGAAACGGCGCTTCGTCGCGCAATGGAAGACGTCGACATCATCTTCCATCAGGCCGCGGCGAGAGGCGCGTCAGCGTCGATCGAGGATCCGGTCGGGACACAGGCGGTGAACGTCGACGCCACGCTCACGCTCCTCGAAGCCGCTCGCGAGGTCGACGCTCGGGTGATCGTCGCCTCGAGTGCCGCAGTGTACGGAGAACCCGCGGATCTCCCCGTTCACGAAACCGATCCGAAACAGCCCACATCTCCGTACGGCGTCCAGAAATTAACGGTCGACCAGTACGCGCGGCTCTGGAACGACCTCCACGACCTCGAGACCGTCGTGCTCCGCTACTTCAACATCTACGGACAACGCGCGTCGGATACGGCGTTCCGCGGCATCGTCGGGACGTTTATCGAACAGGCTCGCGAGGGGCAGTTGACGATTCTCGGCGACGGATCCCAGACGCGCGACCTCGTCCACGTGTCCGACGTCGTACAGGCGAACCTCCGCGCAGCCACGACGCAGCACACCGGCGACGCCTACAACGTCGGCAGCGGTGCTCGTACGAATATCGGCGACCTCGCTCGCCACGTTCGAGAGCATGTGAATCCCGACGCCGAACTCACATACGCGTCGGAACGACAGTGGGATATCCAAGACAGTCAGGCCGATCTCACTCGCGCGCGAACCCGTCTGAATTACGAACCGACGGTTGACCTCGAACGGTGCCTGCAGAACCGCGAATTGAGGGCCTAATAGTCCCGCCGATCAGTCGTCGTCGCGGGCTTCACTGATTTTCTCCCAGATTTCGACGCATCCCGCGCCATCCGGGACCTCATCGAGATGGTCCGTATCGGTGTCAGCTTCTGC containing:
- a CDS encoding NAD-dependent epimerase/dehydratase family protein, with protein sequence MPTLRGKTVLVTGAAGFVGNHLVDTLVDHNTVLALDHFQTNSRDRLADDATIIEADIRNETALRRAMEDVDIIFHQAAARGASASIEDPVGTQAVNVDATLTLLEAAREVDARVIVASSAAVYGEPADLPVHETDPKQPTSPYGVQKLTVDQYARLWNDLHDLETVVLRYFNIYGQRASDTAFRGIVGTFIEQAREGQLTILGDGSQTRDLVHVSDVVQANLRAATTQHTGDAYNVGSGARTNIGDLARHVREHVNPDAELTYASERQWDIQDSQADLTRARTRLNYEPTVDLERCLQNRELRA